The sequence below is a genomic window from Pleurocapsa sp. PCC 7327.
TTTTCCTTGTCTGGCAACTACGACTCCCTGAAGCGATCGCTCGATTTTGAGTTGCTCTTCTAGAAACTTGCCATTCTTTTGCTTAATTTTAATAGTTTGGGTTTCGCTTTCAAAAGGACGTACTTTGCCATCGAAAAGATAGCCGCCATCTTTTAACGTGAGTTGATAGATATCCGCCCCATCGATGGGATTAACCGTCACCGTCCAGCCGAGATTGTCGTTAAAGGCGATCGCAAGAACGGGCATTCCTACCAAGGTCGCGCCATAGGCATTCATTCCTGGCGCAGATAATTGGGCTTCGTACCACAGATAAAAATCCGACCAAGGAAGGTGGGGATTTGCCAACAGCATTGCCTTGCCGCTAGCGGAACGTTCCGGCGCGATCGCCCAAGCATTAGAGCCTCCCCGTATGGGAACGGTTTTGAGCGAAGCGACTTGCTGCGGATTGGCGAGAAAATGAAAATGAATCACCCGTTGGACGTGGGCAAGCACATCGACTCCACTGACGGGCAAGACGACTTTTACGGTCTGGTCAATCTCTTGGGGATGTTTTTGAGCATAATCGTTGATTCCAGCGGCGAAAGCGTCCAAATAGCGGCGCATTTCTTTATCTTGGGCTTCATACCATTGCTGTGCCCTAGCTGGGATCTCCATCGTTTTAACATAGCGATCCGAAGAGAGGTACGACGCTCCCCAGTATTCGGCTGCTCGTCCCCGCGCTTGTCCGTACAATCGCAGAATCAAATTCCCGTGACTTTGGGTTTGCGCCCAACCAAATGCTTTAAAAAGACTCGCGGAATCTCTTCCATAGATGTGAGGCACTCCCCAACTATCCCAGAGAATTTCGGTTTGGCTGGTGCCGCGAACGGGTGCGTTAGCGATGATACAGACGGCTAACGTCAAGCTGATGAGTAAAAGAAAAGCCAATCGCTTTAAAAGCATTCGATTCGGTCTTGATTAATTGCTCAACCAATAATGATAGGCCCGATCGATCGCATTAGACTTTGAACCAAATCAAGCCAAAAATTGTTTTATCTATCTCGATTCAGAACTCTTGAGATGCCGCAGACAAGGGAGAGAGCTACAAAAAAAGAAAGATAAATAAAAAAGAGGGTATAATGGCTGTTTTATGCTCCTTACCTACTTGGTTTTGACGTCTATAGCAAGTCAGGAGCGAAATGGTTGCGATTATTGATATTGAGGGAACCATTGCTTATTATCATGCCCCATGCCCTATCTTAAAGAGTGTGACCCAGCAGCAGTAAATCTCATGAATAAGGTCGCAGAAGAATTAGAACGGTTTTGGCGATCTCGCTTGTTGAAAGACCAACCCGAACAAACTCAACGAGAGCGAGACAGTATTATTAACTGGTTACTGGGAGAAGATCGGGCAGGAGTTGAAGACTTTTCGCCAGAGCGATTGGCGATCGCGCGGCAAGGGATGGACTATCGCTATCGGATCTTGTGCCAGCGCTATCTAAACGTTCACCCAACAAAAGCCTATCGCAACCTCATCAATCGTTTGGGTTCGATCGTCATGCTGCGCAATAAAATTCGCACCTGGGTTGCCCTCAGTCGCGATCGCCAAAGGGCGGTTAATGATGTTCTCCAAGAAGTGATTCAGGAGATGCTCAATAGCGATCGCTACATTCAAGGACAAATTGCTTGGATTGCTCGATGTACGAAGAACGAAAGGTTACGCAACAGTTTACTCCTGACTAGCATTGAAGAATATTGCCTGCGCCCCGTTCGCAACCAGCCTTTGTTAGTCTATCGCTTTGTCAATTATCTGCGCCGCACCCAAAGGGGAGGAATGACCCAAGTCCCTCAAAAAGAGATGGTGCGCTTGATTTCTGAAGAAATTAATTCTGATGAATCGGATGCTTCCGTCAGCTTGCTAGATGCGAGAGCGATCGCCGAGTACCAAGAAACCCAAACCTGGGAAGAAAAGCAAGTTTTGCGCCACAGAGTCCAACAAGAATTTGAAGCCCATTTAGCCGAAAAAGTCGGTCAGGAGGCGGTGCAGTGGCTGAGGCTCTATCTTCAGGGACGTTCTCAAGAAGCGATCGCCCAGAGTTTAAATTTGCCCATCAAGCAAGTCTATCGCTTGCGCGAAAAAATCGGCTATCATGCCATTCGCGTCTTTGCCATGAAGGGAAATCCCGAATTGGTCGCCAATTGGCTCGAAATCTCTCCTAGAGAGCATAATCTGGGACTAACGCCCAAACAGTGGGAAATGTTTTGGCAGCAATTAACTCCTATCCAGCGCCAAATCGTCGAACAGATGAAAGTAGGACAAGGTCTGGACGCGATCGCCCAAGAATTAGGCTGGAAAAAAAGTCAATTGTTCGGCGAATGGAGCAAGCTTTATCTCATGGCTCAAGAATTACGCGGCGATTCTTCTTAACGTTTTTTCTCAAAGGGGATGGCTATTGTACAAAAGTCAAGACAAATAGGGCGATCGCTTTGTTATCTAGAGCGATCGCTAATATACAATCGATAGCATAACAATATTTTGTATTCCTCCTTATCTGTCAGATGATGGAAGAGTCCAGCCATCAGCCCTTTCTCAAACAGGTCTCTCAAATCGTTCCAGGTACTAGACCGATTTTCTATCAACTCTCTGGCAGTCAATCCATCGTTATCGGCAGAGAATCAGATTGTCAGGTGATTCTGGATTCTACTCACTATCAAGGAGTTTCTCGACGGCACGCCAAGATTAGCCCGGCAGGATTTGGCTCGTTAAGCGAACCTACTAGCTGGCAGATTTGTGACTTAGGAAGCTCTAACGGCACTTACATAAACGGTCAACGCCTCTATCAATGTCAGACTCTCAAAGCAGGCGATCTCATCAAACTCGGTCACCAAGGACCGGAATTTCTCTTCGAGTCTCAAACCCATTCGGCAAAGACGAATACTGGCATACCGATTCGAGGGCGATTAGGTACCGACCTTAGTTTAACTCAACTCATCCCGATCGTTTCCACCCAAAGCGATCTGCGCTGGCGAGAGCTAATGATTCCGGGTGCGGTCACAGTTTTTTTTGTCGTTCTGATGTTCAATTATGTCGGCACGAATCCTGCTGCGTTTATGTGGCTGTTGGGAGTGTTTTTGGCTAGTGCCTGTTACTATGTCATCGATCGGCTTTGCGGTCGTCACAAAGCTTGGTGGGCGATCGTTGCTACAGCGATCGCCACGATTATTTTCAATTTAACCCTGTTTAATTTATTTGCCCACGTCTTCCGCTATATTCTGCCTGGAAATATCGAAGAGTTATCTGCGCTGCGCCAACAAGGTGAAGCCATCAATCCGATTGATTGGTTCGTCAGAATGTTTTTTGGGGCGGGATTGCTAGAGGAATTCACCAAATCTTTGCCCGTGTTTGCCTTTTATCTCATTGGTCGTCAGTTGCGCTCTCCACTGCGAGAGCGGGTTGGCGTGTGGGAACCACTAGATGGGATTTTGTTAGGGGCTGCCTCTGGGATTGGCTTTACTCTCGATGAAACCCTCGGACAGTATGTACAAATGGCAATACAACGGGGAGGGGAACTAGCTGGACTGCAACTGCTCATTCCGCGAATCTTGGGAGCGATCGCGGTTCACGTCGCCTATAGCGGCTATTTCGGCTATTTTATCGGCTTGAGCGCCCTTAAGCCAAGCAAGCGCTGGCAACTTCTCGCAATCGGCTATCTGAGTTCATCCTTTCTCCACACGCTCTGGAACTCAGCCGATATCCTCAGTCAAAATGCCCTCATGAATAGCGTTCTACAATGTGCGGCAGGGGTTCTCGCCTATGCTTTTCTCATCTCAGCTATCCTCAAAGCCCGCCAAATTTCTGCCACTCGCGCCCAGGATTTACCCACTCGCTTGGGTTCGTCTAATTAAGCAGAGTGACAAATGACAAAGGACAAATTCATCGATCCTCTCGCAATCGCAGTCGCACTGCAACTACATCTGGATCTTCTGTGGGATGACGCTCGAAGCCCAGGCTTTTAGCCAGAGCGAGCATGGCAACATTATCAGCCAAGATTTCTCCTACCAGCTCTTTTATGCCCTTGTCTCGGCAATAACGAATCATTTTTTCGAGTAGAGCGCGTCCCATTCCCTGACGCTTCAAATCGGATCGCACGATGATGGCAAACTCGGCGGATTGGTTGTCGGGATCGGCGATCGCGCGTACTACGCCCAGCGTTTCTGGATGGTTTTGGTCGTCGGCATTTGTAGCAATAAACGCCATCTCGCGATCGTAGTCAATTTGGGTAAAACGAGCCATCTCCGAGTGAGGAAATCGCTTTACCAATCTGAAGAAACGGAAGCGGATATCTTCGGGGCTAAAGTGCTCAAAGAGTTCGTAATGAGCTGGTTCGTCTTCGGGACGGATTGGGCGAATCAGCAGCTTGCGACCCGACCGGAGAACGACGTATTCTTCTAACTCGCGCGGGTAAGGACGGATGGCGAGACGAGCCGAACCCGGCATCGTTGCAGATTTGATAGCAATGCAGGCATCTAGAGCAATAACTCCCTGCTCGTCCGCCAGGAGCGGATTGATATCTAGCTCGACAATTTCAGGAATATCGACGATGAGCTGAGAGATCTGAATCAGCGTCAGGCGAATAGCATCGAGATTGGCTGTTGCGCGATCGCGATTTTCTCGAAGCAACCGCGCGATGCGAGTCCGGGAGAGCAACTCGTCGGCTAAGGTCGCGTTCAAGGGCGGCAATCCTACCGCGCGATCGTTGAGTGCCTCTGCCGCTTTACCCCCTTGACCGAACAAGATAACTGGACCAAAGATAATATCTGTGCTAACGCCGACAGTCAGCTCGTAAGCATTGGGACGGCGAATCATCGATTGCACGGCAAAGCCAGCGATGCTAGCTCCCGGACGCAGTTCTGCCACGCGCGATCGCATAGTTTCGGCAGCTAGCCGCAGTACTTCGGGATTGTCTAAATTCAATGCCACGCCCCCTACCTCAGATTTATGGGCAATCTCAGGCGAGATAATTTTGAGCGCTACCGGATAGCCGATTGCCTCCGCCACGCGCAGTGCCTCTTCGACAGTCGCTGCTACCCGCGTCTCGACAATCGGAATCCCGTAGGCTGCCAGTACGGCTTTTGATTCGGGTTCGCTCAGCATTCTGCGCCCCTCAGCCAAGGCTTGCCGAACGATGCGCCGTGCAGTTGCCGTTATGGGGGTAAACTCAGTTGGAATCGATGGCGGCGTTTCCATAAGCATTTCTTGATTGTGGCGATGGCGAACCAGATGCAAGAAAGCTCGTACCCCTTCATCGGGGGTGTCATAGGTCGGAATGCCTGCTACGATGCAATGAACGCGAGCTATCATAGCAGATTCCGCGCCCATCCAAACGGTGAGTACCTGGGATTTTTTCGAGCGAATCGCCTCTACTATCGCTTTTGCTGTTTCTTCGCTGGGGGCGATCGCAGTCGGCACGTGTATCGCTAAGATGGTATCTATTTCGGGAGCTTGCATGAGAATGTCGAGCGCCTGAGCGTAGCGATCGCTATCCACCTGTGCACTTAGATCGACTGGATTGCCAGGAGACCACGCGACAGGTAGCTCTGCCTTGAGTTTCTCGACAGTCTCCTCAGACAGCTCGGCTAGTTGCCCGCCTCCTAAGATTAAAGAATCCGTCGCCATGACTCCCGATCCCCTACCATTACTTAAGATTGCCAAACGATCTCCCCTAAAAGATCGCAGACGGGCTAGTGTTTCTACTGCTTCAAACAGTTCTTTAATATCAAATACTCGCAGCATTCCGGCTCGGCGAATGGCTGCATCATAAACGGCATCAATGTCTGCCATCGCTCCCGCATGGGGGGTAGCGGCTCGCGCTGGTTCTGTCAACCGTCCTGCCTTGAGTACCAGCACGGGCTTGTTGCGGGCTGCACCTCTGGCTGCCGACATGAAGCGCCGTGCCGAGCGGATGGCTTCGACGTACAGGAGGATTGCTCGCGTGCCGGGGTCGCTGCCTAGATAATCCAGTACATCTGCGCAGTTAACGTCTACACTATCTCCCAGAGAGATAAAGTGAGAAAAACCAATCCGCCGAAATTTTGCCCAGTCCAGCACAGCCGTGCAAATCGCTCTCGACTGAGACACAAAGGCGATTTCTCCAGCTAGCGCGTTTAGGTGAGCCATGCTAGCATTGAGACCGATCTTAGGCACGAGAAGACCGAGGCTGTGGAAACCGAGTAAGCGCAAATTATAGGGTCGCGCCGCATCGAGCATTGCCTGCTTGAGAGAATCCCCTGCTGAGTCAGCTTGCCTGTCGCTTCCATCTGTAATGACTACTGCCGCCTTGGTTCCGCGATCGCCTAGTTCTGATATGATTTCGGGGACTGTTGCTGAGGGCGCGCAGATGAGTGCCAAGTCTGGAGTCAGGGGAAGGCTGGCAATGTTGGGATAGCAAAGCACTCCTGCTACGGCGTTGTATTCTGGATTGACTGGCAAGATTGGACCGCAGAAGCCCCCGCCTAAAAGGTTTTGCATCACCAGTGACCCAAGGCTGGGAGGGCGAGGCGAGGCTCCGATTACAGCCACCGACTCCGGTTCAAAAAGATATTCTAGGTTTTTCAGGCTCACTGCTTTAGCCTCTACCAACGAGAACCGATTGTCATCGTGAATTACCCACACTAAGCTGACGCTATAGTGTGGGCTTCTGAGTTCACAGGGGAATGCCTCAAAACAGACTTACGTCCACCCTTCGGTCTTACTTCCCCTCCCTCAGCAGCAGTCCTGATTCCCAAGACCGATAGCTGTCTGATGCCTTCTGCCCTTATGTTTTTGGCTGCGTTCTCATCTCTATCATGATGTGTGCCACAACTCGGACAAATCCATTCTCTTATCTCCAATGGCATCTCAACCATCTGATAAAGACACTCAGAGCAGGTTTTAGAACTAGGAAAAAACCTATCAATTTCTAACAACAAACCACCCTTATCTTTGAGCTTATAGTCTAGAAAATTGACAAACATTCCCCAACTGACATC
It includes:
- a CDS encoding HetZ-related protein 2; this translates as MNKVAEELERFWRSRLLKDQPEQTQRERDSIINWLLGEDRAGVEDFSPERLAIARQGMDYRYRILCQRYLNVHPTKAYRNLINRLGSIVMLRNKIRTWVALSRDRQRAVNDVLQEVIQEMLNSDRYIQGQIAWIARCTKNERLRNSLLLTSIEEYCLRPVRNQPLLVYRFVNYLRRTQRGGMTQVPQKEMVRLISEEINSDESDASVSLLDARAIAEYQETQTWEEKQVLRHRVQQEFEAHLAEKVGQEAVQWLRLYLQGRSQEAIAQSLNLPIKQVYRLREKIGYHAIRVFAMKGNPELVANWLEISPREHNLGLTPKQWEMFWQQLTPIQRQIVEQMKVGQGLDAIAQELGWKKSQLFGEWSKLYLMAQELRGDSS
- a CDS encoding PrsW family glutamic-type intramembrane protease, translating into MMEESSHQPFLKQVSQIVPGTRPIFYQLSGSQSIVIGRESDCQVILDSTHYQGVSRRHAKISPAGFGSLSEPTSWQICDLGSSNGTYINGQRLYQCQTLKAGDLIKLGHQGPEFLFESQTHSAKTNTGIPIRGRLGTDLSLTQLIPIVSTQSDLRWRELMIPGAVTVFFVVLMFNYVGTNPAAFMWLLGVFLASACYYVIDRLCGRHKAWWAIVATAIATIIFNLTLFNLFAHVFRYILPGNIEELSALRQQGEAINPIDWFVRMFFGAGLLEEFTKSLPVFAFYLIGRQLRSPLRERVGVWEPLDGILLGAASGIGFTLDETLGQYVQMAIQRGGELAGLQLLIPRILGAIAVHVAYSGYFGYFIGLSALKPSKRWQLLAIGYLSSSFLHTLWNSADILSQNALMNSVLQCAAGVLAYAFLISAILKARQISATRAQDLPTRLGSSN
- a CDS encoding GNAT family N-acetyltransferase, which gives rise to MSLKNLEYLFEPESVAVIGASPRPPSLGSLVMQNLLGGGFCGPILPVNPEYNAVAGVLCYPNIASLPLTPDLALICAPSATVPEIISELGDRGTKAAVVITDGSDRQADSAGDSLKQAMLDAARPYNLRLLGFHSLGLLVPKIGLNASMAHLNALAGEIAFVSQSRAICTAVLDWAKFRRIGFSHFISLGDSVDVNCADVLDYLGSDPGTRAILLYVEAIRSARRFMSAARGAARNKPVLVLKAGRLTEPARAATPHAGAMADIDAVYDAAIRRAGMLRVFDIKELFEAVETLARLRSFRGDRLAILSNGRGSGVMATDSLILGGGQLAELSEETVEKLKAELPVAWSPGNPVDLSAQVDSDRYAQALDILMQAPEIDTILAIHVPTAIAPSEETAKAIVEAIRSKKSQVLTVWMGAESAMIARVHCIVAGIPTYDTPDEGVRAFLHLVRHRHNQEMLMETPPSIPTEFTPITATARRIVRQALAEGRRMLSEPESKAVLAAYGIPIVETRVAATVEEALRVAEAIGYPVALKIISPEIAHKSEVGGVALNLDNPEVLRLAAETMRSRVAELRPGASIAGFAVQSMIRRPNAYELTVGVSTDIIFGPVILFGQGGKAAEALNDRAVGLPPLNATLADELLSRTRIARLLRENRDRATANLDAIRLTLIQISQLIVDIPEIVELDINPLLADEQGVIALDACIAIKSATMPGSARLAIRPYPRELEEYVVLRSGRKLLIRPIRPEDEPAHYELFEHFSPEDIRFRFFRLVKRFPHSEMARFTQIDYDREMAFIATNADDQNHPETLGVVRAIADPDNQSAEFAIIVRSDLKRQGMGRALLEKMIRYCRDKGIKELVGEILADNVAMLALAKSLGFERHPTEDPDVVAVRLRLREDR